GTCCATCGACGACGAGACGTATGCCCAGCGGTTCACGCCCCGCAGGAAGAACAGTAATTGGACCGAGGTCAATCGGTCCATCGCACGCAGACTCCTGGCCGAAGGACTGATGTCCGAGGCCGGGAGGGCAGTGCTACCTGACGATCTTTCATGACAGTCGCCGTTCGGCCGCGTCGAACAGGTGTATGTGACGCGCGTCCGCACCGATCCTGACCAGCGTATCGAGCGGAGCGTCCGGCTTCGCGAGCGAACGGATGCAGACCGTGTCGTCCTTGCATTTCACGAAGGACAACCACTCATGTCCGAGGAATTCTACCGATACGAGCGTACCCGTCAACGTGACGTCGCGTTCGGCATCCGACGAGATATAGCGCAGGTCCTCGGGCCGTACTCCCGCGAACGTGGCCTTGTCCCACGGCAGGAGGCGTGCGCCGACGCCGACCGATATGGACGACGGTGCGACGATGTTCATCGACGGACTGCCGCAGAATCGTGCGACGAAGACCGTTGCCGGCCGTTCGTAGACTTCCTGCGGTGTGGCGATCTGCTGAAGCCGACCACCGTTGAGGATGGCCATGCGGTCCGCCATCGTCATCGCCTCCACCTGGTCGTGCGTCACGTAGACGGTGGTGATGCCGAGCTGGCGCTGTAGCTGGCGCAGCTCCGTGCGCATGTGGACGCGCAGTTGCGCATCGAGGTTCGACAGCGGCTCGTCGAACAGGAAGACCTTGGGCTTGCGGATGATGGCGCGGCCCACGGCGACACGTTGGCGCTGGCCACCCGACAACTGCTTCGGTTTCCGATCGAGCAGGTCCTCCATGTTGAGCATACGGGCGATGTCCATGACCTTGCGGGCGATCTCGTCCTTCGGTTCTCGTCGTATGGAGAGCGGGAAGGCGAGGTTCTCCGCTACGGTGAGGTGCGGATAGAGGGCATAGTTCTGAAAGACCATACCGACGTCCCTGTCGCGCGATGCGACGTCGTTCACGACGGTATCGTCGAAGGAAAGCGTGCCATCCGTAATGGACTCGAGGCCGGCGATCATCCGCAGCAATGTGCTTTTTCCCGAGCCGCTCGGGCCTACGAGGACGAAGAACTCGCCGGGCTCGATGCTGAACGAAACCGACTGGAGCGGCTGTACCTTGTCATAGGACTTGGAGACGTCGGAGAAGGTGATCTT
The DNA window shown above is from Candidatus Kapaibacterium thiocyanatum and carries:
- a CDS encoding sn-glycerol-3-phosphate ABC transporter ATP-binding protein UgpC, whose amino-acid sequence is MPKITFSDVSKSYDKVQPLQSVSFSIEPGEFFVLVGPSGSGKSTLLRMIAGLESITDGTLSFDDTVVNDVASRDRDVGMVFQNYALYPHLTVAENLAFPLSIRREPKDEIARKVMDIARMLNMEDLLDRKPKQLSGGQRQRVAVGRAIIRKPKVFLFDEPLSNLDAQLRVHMRTELRQLQRQLGITTVYVTHDQVEAMTMADRMAILNGGRLQQIATPQEVYERPATVFVARFCGSPSMNIVAPSSISVGVGARLLPWDKATFAGVRPEDLRYISSDAERDVTLTGTLVSVEFLGHEWLSFVKCKDDTVCIRSLAKPDAPLDTLVRIGADARHIHLFDAAERRLS